The following is a genomic window from Bacilli bacterium PM5-9.
TTACAATATACTAGATAATTAAATGAAGAAAAATAAATTAATGTGGGCATTTAGTTTAGTGTTATTATTGGTTGTGATGTTTGCTAATAATATAAAGGCTACTGATGAATACTATCCTAAAGGAACACAAATAACTTATATGAGAATAATTGAAGGTGGTGAGATAGGAACAAAGGTAAATTATTATCCAAGGTTTTCCGGTGTCGCTAAGTTAAAAAATAATATAAATATTGAAGTTAATGGTGAAGTAGTGACTTATGAAGCAATTTATAATGAGCCATATTGTCCTGTTCCAACTTATTGCACACCACAATATGTTGTTATCAAAAATAGAAATGATAATAGTGAAGATGGTAGATTTGAAATAGAAAGTGATGAAGGCTTAACATTTTCAATAACTTTTGAAACATTAGATGATATGGCTATTAAAAAATCAACTATACCACTATGGGGTGAAATAGGAACCGTAAGTCCAAATGGAAATAAGACAAGCTCTAGTGGTACTTTCTCTGAAGATGAAAATTATGTTAAGGAAGTTAAATATCCAATTAACTACTTTAAAAATTATGGCAATGATAATGTATTTGAAAAGGAAAACATATTAGAGAATGAAACATTTAATATTTCTGACATAGAATTTGATTATCCTGAAAATATGGAGTTTAAAGAATGGAACACGCAAGCAGATGGTAAGGGAGTTTCATACAAAATAAACCAAGAAGTAACAATGCCATCAACTGAATTAAATTTATATGCAATATGGAATGTTAAAGAGACTACCGAAAAGAAAGATGAGATAACCAAAGACAAACCAGATAAGAAGAAAGAAGATAAAAAAAATCCTAAGATACCAGAAACTGGAAGTAATATGTTGATGTACTCAATAATATTATTGTCGATTACTATTTTATCAAGTATTAGAATGTACCAGTACACGAAAAGTAATTAGAAAAATAATCTATAAGTATAGTGAAAATTGATGACTATTATGCATTTAGGTTAATAAAAAATTAATTGATAAATAATGAGAAATGAGGAATGTAAATGAAAAAAACTTTAACAATTATAACTGTATTACTAATGTCTCTAACAATATCAGTTGGCAACGAAAATACGATTGAAGCAAAAACAACAAAAAAGTGTTCAACAACTAAAAATACTCAAAAATGTTATTATTACACTACAGGATATAAATCATATTCAAAACGTATTTATACAAAATATCATAAGAATGGTAAGAAAAAATATCGTGATTATATTTATAAAAATAAAAGTGGAGTTAGGACACTTACAAAACAATATAAATATAATAAAAAAGGACAATTAAAATCAAATAAATATGGTAGTGCAACAAGAAGATATTATTACTATTATAACAATAATAAAATTAGTAAAAGAATTACATGGAATTACAATAAAAAAGGTAAATTAACAAAAAAGAAGGTTCTTACAAAACCATATTTGAAAAATAAACCACAAACATATGGCGATAAGATTGCTAAATCAGCTAGATCAATGGTAGGTAAAGTCACTGCTCAATGTAATGAACTTGCAGATAAAGCTGTTATAAAGGCGGGTTGGAAAGGTAAAACTGTTGAAATTACAGCAGGAAATACTGGACATACATATAAAGCTCCAGTGTTTGAGCCTAACGAATACGCACATACAAAATTATTCACATTAAAAGATTCAGGATATTATAAGTATTTTAATGGTGAAATTGAGAATGGTAATATGAAAGATAGTCAATTAGAAAGCGCGAATAATAGTAAAGCATTAGTAAAGAAATTAAAAGCTGGTGACATTGTGATTTATAATGACGATTGGACGTATCATGTATCAGTATATATAGGTAATGGTAAAGCAGTTCATGGTGGTATGCCAAATAAAAAAGGTGAATATGTAAATGTTGCAATTGCACCTGTAGAATTAGGTGGTGATTACAAAATTACAGCCTTTTATAGAATTTATAAATAATATTAATTTATATGTATAAATGTATTTTTATAGAATATAATAGTTATATAAAAAAGATGGGAATTTCAACTTGAAATACCATCTTTTTCTGCAAGATTATATGCAAAAACATATTTTTCCAACACTTCCGATATATATTTTTTAATTACTCTATAATTCAATTGATTGCAGGATAAATCATGGAAATTAATATATATATCCTTTTTAATTTCTTTAATATTTAACTCTATGAAAGTTCTAATTTTCTCATCACCAATATTATGAATATATAAGTGTAATTCTATTTCTATTATTTCAATTAGTTGGTTGAAATCAAGATTTGGAACATATATATATTTATCTATTCTATTAAATATAGGTGCGGGTAAATTTTCTTCAATATCATTTATATTTTGATAATTTGTTGTACAAAAAATAACTAAATTCTGAATATTTGTTGTCCGATATCTATTGCCAAAAAATTTTTCATCAAATAATCTATAAAATGTATTATATGCGATTGGATTAGTTTTATCAAATTCATCTAACAATATAATATTAGTATTTCTTTTCATTAGTTTAAAAACCATATCATCGGAGGAAATATTTTCGCCAAAAAGCTCTGTTAAGTTCTCTAAATTTTGGTAATTAGATAGTTGGAATCTTAAAGGATTTTTACCAGTTAACTGTATTGATAAATCGTGAACTAAGTGAGTTTTACCAACACCACTTTTTCCATAAAGCAATATTACTAATGGTAAGTTATTAGTCAAGATGTCATGAAAATTAATTGATTGAATAATTTCATTGATGATATTTTTATGTAAAACATTGGAAGTATCATAGTATATTGGTGATTTAATATAATGAAGTTTTTCAAAATC
Proteins encoded in this region:
- a CDS encoding SpoVK/Ycf46/Vps4 family AAA+-type ATPase (product_source=COG0464; cath_funfam=3.40.50.300; cog=COG0464; pfam=PF00004; smart=SM00382; superfamily=52540) translates to MNNRIYKIFFCSDHYFDNHINLLEYDNFTDIIRNHDKLNNPNLDFEFIPAPLLVINSNDYLGINESANLRLFDLIIDITNDNATIYIQNPTDTFLSKMKEKICKENYTIDFEKLHYIKSPIYYDTSNVLHKNIINEIIQSINFHDILTNNLPLVILLYGKSGVGKTHLVHDLSIQLTGKNPLRFQLSNYQNLENLTELFGENISSDDMVFKLMKRNTNIILLDEFDKTNPIAYNTFYRLFDEKFFGNRYRTTNIQNLVIFCTTNYQNINDIEENLPAPIFNRIDKYIYVPNLDFNQLIEIIEIELHLYIHNIGDEKIRTFIELNIKEIKKDIYINFHDLSCNQLNYRVIKKYISEVLEKYVFAYNLAEKDGISS
- a CDS encoding hypothetical protein (product_source=Hypo-rule applied; cleavage_site_network=SignalP-noTM; transmembrane_helix_parts=Inside_1_6,TMhelix_7_24,Outside_25_282,TMhelix_283_302,Inside_303_308), which translates into the protein MKKNKLMWAFSLVLLLVVMFANNIKATDEYYPKGTQITYMRIIEGGEIGTKVNYYPRFSGVAKLKNNINIEVNGEVVTYEAIYNEPYCPVPTYCTPQYVVIKNRNDNSEDGRFEIESDEGLTFSITFETLDDMAIKKSTIPLWGEIGTVSPNGNKTSSSGTFSEDENYVKEVKYPINYFKNYGNDNVFEKENILENETFNISDIEFDYPENMEFKEWNTQADGKGVSYKINQEVTMPSTELNLYAIWNVKETTEKKDEITKDKPDKKKEDKKNPKIPETGSNMLMYSIILLSITILSSIRMYQYTKSN
- a CDS encoding hypothetical protein (product_source=Hypo-rule applied; cath_funfam=3.90.1720.10; cleavage_site_network=SignalP-noTM; pfam=PF00877; superfamily=50814), with the protein product MKKTLTIITVLLMSLTISVGNENTIEAKTTKKCSTTKNTQKCYYYTTGYKSYSKRIYTKYHKNGKKKYRDYIYKNKSGVRTLTKQYKYNKKGQLKSNKYGSATRRYYYYYNNNKISKRITWNYNKKGKLTKKKVLTKPYLKNKPQTYGDKIAKSARSMVGKVTAQCNELADKAVIKAGWKGKTVEITAGNTGHTYKAPVFEPNEYAHTKLFTLKDSGYYKYFNGEIENGNMKDSQLESANNSKALVKKLKAGDIVIYNDDWTYHVSVYIGNGKAVHGGMPNKKGEYVNVAIAPVELGGDYKITAFYRIYK